In Cervus elaphus chromosome 5, mCerEla1.1, whole genome shotgun sequence, the following proteins share a genomic window:
- the LOC122693163 gene encoding vegetative cell wall protein gp1-like, whose protein sequence is MRLRFIFLTGPESAPVTYTPKSGPRALGDPQPGGGGGSSCASSGLTRAPHQPNSEVGGREFTLCPKAPPLLPGSERLPAPPQPGVPASLPTFPRGPRSCALSGPSKEPGIDSCRAQTQTVRILQGPAATIARPPPNNPARRRPGGNLVSCPQPTSARQPAPSARNMPSRGRPALPGPLPPLSAPSDCRCTLTFSRTWWGGWGAGRALCGGNQAPAAAVASKSNTSRSAEETRRRRQIAQRGTRAPARPPPAAAAAGP, encoded by the exons ATGAGGCTCCGTTTTATATTCCTGACTGGCCCCGAGTCAGCACCGGTGACGTACACACCTAAATCTGGTCCCCGGGCCCTTGGCGACCCGcagcccggcggcggcggcggcagcagctgTGCGTCCTCCGGCCTCACCCGTGCCCCGCACCAGCCAAACTCGGAAGTGGGGGGGAGGGAGTTCACCCTGTGCCCAAAGGCCCCTCCTCTCC TCCCCGGTTCTGAGCGGCTCCCGGCGCCCCCGCAGCCGGGAGTCCCCGCAAGTCTCCCAACTTTCCCGCGGGGCCCGAGGTCCTGCGCGCTCTCCGGGCCAAGCAAGGAGCCGGGCATCGATAGCTGCCGGGCCCAAACGCAGAca GTTAGAATCTTGCAGGGACCGGCCGCCACGATTGCTCGCCCGCCGCCCAACAACCCTGCTCGGAGGCGGCCGGGTGGGAACCTCGTCTCCTGCCCGCAGCCCACCTCGGCTCGCCAACCCGCGCCCTCTGCGCGGAACATGCCTTCCCGGGGCCGCCCTGCGCTCCCCGGACCCCTCCCGCCGCTGTCAGCGCCCAGTGACTGTCGCTGTACACTCACCTTTTCTAGGACATGGTGGGGAGGCTGGGGCGCGGGGCGGGCGTTGTGTGGGGGCAACCAGGCTCCCGCCGCCGCCGTCGCCAGCAAGTCCAATACTAGCAGATCGGCG GAGGAGACGAGGCGGCGGCGCCAAATCGCGCAGAGGGGGACGCgggcgcccgcccgcccgcccccagCAGCGGCGGCGGCCGGGCCTTAG